The Maribacter aquivivus DNA window CTTTTATAGTGTTATCTAATTCGTTCTCAGTACTGAACGATACACTTTTTAATAAAACGCTGCCATTGTCAGACTTTAAAATGAATTGGTAAAATCCGTCTTCCTTCTTGTCAATTTTAATCATATCATTAAAGATAATTAATATTTTCTCTGGTTTTTAGTGACTTTTTAAATAATGCTGTGTCTAAACTATTGAGAGGTTAATTCATTAACTTTTGATTAAGAAAAAGCTTACAAAAAGTAAGGCGTTTCTTATTGAAATGTTAAAATATTAACATAAATTGCCAAATATTAACTATTTAAATCCTTATCAAAATGAAAAAAGTATTATTCCTAGCAGTTGCATTTTCAGCTTCTTTTGCAATGGCACAAGATTTGCCGTCAAATCCAGAACCTGGTAAATGTTATGTTCGTTGTACAACTCCAGATGTTTATGTAAACGAGTCAACAACAATTACAACAAATCCGTCTTACAAGATTTTAAAAACGGTTCCTGCTACATTCAAGACAATTACAGAACGTGTATTAGTGAGAGAAGAAGAAAAAGTACTAACAGTAGTTCCTGCTAAGTGGGGAACAGAAACTGTAACGTATGTATCTAAAGGAGGTGGAAATTCTTTACAGGTGATCCCTGCTTCTTTTTCTCCTAGCACACAAACATTAGAAATAAAGCCAGCCTATGCACAATGGGAATTAGGAGTTGCTGCTCCTGATTGTGAGTCAGGTAATCCTGATGATTGTAGATACTGGTGTTACAAAGGGTATCCTGCACAATTTGAGACAGTTTCAACTCAAGTTCTTGCAAATGCGGCTTCTACTACAACTACTCCATTAGGTTCTAAAAATGGATCTTATACTAAATCAGTATTAATTTCTCCTGCACAAGTTGTTGAGAAAATTATTCCTGCAGAATACAGAGAAATTACTAAAACAGTTTTAGATAAAGATGCTTACACAGTTGAAGAATTGATTCCTGCTAAAACTACTACTATCTCTAAAGAGGTATTGAAAGAAAAAGGTGGATTAACTACTTGGAAAGAAGTAGAATGTGCATTAGTTGAGTACCAAGCTTTACCTATTAACTGGGAGTCTGGTAGCGCAACATTAACTTCTGAAGCAAAAAGTATTATTGATAACAGATTATTACCTGTATTAGCTCAAAACCCTGGTGTTAAAGTTGAATTAGCTTCTCATACAGATTCTCAAGGTGGTGCAGCTTCTAACCAAAACCTATCTGAAAGAAGAGCTAAGGCGGTGGCAGATTACTTAATTACTAAAGGTGTTAATTCTAGTCTTTTAGTAGCTAACGGTTACGGTGAGACTAAATTATTAAACAGATGTAGTGATGGTGTTTCTTGTACTGCAAGAGAGCACGCAGCTAACAGAAGAACTCAATTTAGATTAATTAATAACTAGTAAATAGGTTATTTAGTGAAAAAGGGCTTACGTAAAGTAAGCCCTTTTTTTATGCGTAAAACTTACTGCTTTCATATCTAATCAGTTCTATGGGTATCTCACGTAGCTATGTTTAATATTGATGCGACAAGATATAATAGAGGTTGTTGCTAATCTTATAGAGAGATAAACTCTTCTCCTTCTTCTTCCTCTTCTAATTTCTACTAAGCAATTGCTGATCTTGCTTTTTGACCTTAAATGAATTTAGCTTTAAATGGGGTAGAGTGTTACGGGTGCTAATGAAGGTAGTTGTTAAAGAGTATGGGTATTACTGCTGAGGTTATCTAGTTACTGTAGATGTTAGTTATGTAAACAACATGTATTATTTAATATTCATAATACAGAAGTATATAAAAATAAAAAGGGCTTACATGATGTAAGCCCTTTTTATATATTGGTAATTATTTAAAATTATTTGTTCTTTTCTAAGAGTTTAAGATGAGAATCTATAACACCGTTCATGCTATAACCAGATAATTTATCTAATTCATTTCCTTTAGCATCTATTACCTTAAACAATGGGAATACCTTTTTCTTATTCAATTTGGTCAACAATTCTTTGTTGTGAATCATTTGCTTCTCTGATATTAAATCTCTATTTCTAGGAACATCAACATATAGAAGAATGTAATTATTTGATAATTCTTGAAATTCGTTAGTATCGAACAAATCGGTTTTTAACATTTTACAAGGTGGGCACCAGTCGCTACCCGTAAAATAAACCAATACATTTTTCTTTTGCTTTTTAGCTTTTGAAATAGCAGAATCATAATTGGTAAGCCATTTAGAATCATCTACGCTGTTAAAGTCTGCTTGTGCTGAAGCAAAAAGCGGAATCATGAATAATAGAATAATATACTTCATAATTAATATTTAAAAGGTTAACTACAAATAACTTGCCAATCTTACTTAAATAACGAATCCATGCCAGGAATATTGGGCATTCCATCCTTGGCAACTGCTGCTAATTCAGTTTCGTTTACATTGGTTGCATTTTTTATAGCCTTATTTAAAGTTAGTATTAAATAATCTTCTAATTGCTCTTTGTCTTGTAAAAGACTGTCATCTATTGCAATTTTCTTAATTTCTCGGTTCGCAGTTATGGTAACTGATATGGTACCGTCATTAGACTTTTCTTCTAATGTTACAGTGTCTAATCTTTTTTTGGTTTCTTCTACTTTTTTTTGGGTCTCTTTAAGTTTCCCCATCATACCCATCATATCTCCAAACATAATATCATTTTTAGATTTAGGTTGTAAAAGTACTAAAAATAGGAGTATTTCAGTTTTTCATCCTAATAAAACGGGGGTCTATGAATTAGTCTTATTTTTGCCATCTTATTTAATAAAGAAGTTTATATGGCTCTTAAGCATCCGCCAAAGGCGAAAAAAGTTCCCAAAGAATTAGTTAAACATGATGATGTTCGTTTAGATAATTATTATTGGCTGAATGATAAGGAGAATAAAGATGTTATTTCATATTTAGAGGCAGAGAATACGTATTACGATTCTTTAACAAAGCATACCAAAGATTTTCAAGAGTCTCTATTTCAAGAAATGAAGGGTAGAATTAAAGAAGATGATTCTTCGGTGCCGTATAAGCTAAATGGTTATTGGTACAGCACCCGTTACGTAATAGGAGGGGAATACCCTTTGTATTCTAGATTTAAGAAAAATTTAGAAGCTACTGAAGAAATTATATTCAATTGTAATGATATGGCTAAAGGTCATGACTACTTTAGTCTTGGTGGTATAGCTATTAGTCCTGATAATAAATTGGCGGCTTTTGGGGTAGATACGGTATCTAGAAGGCAGTATACACTTCAAATAAAAAATCTTGAAACAGGTCTGATTTTAGATGATAAAATAGAGAATACAACTGGTGGTGGTGTTTGGGCAAATGATAACCAAACGCTGTTTTATACGCGAAAAGACCCTGTTACGTTGCGTTCAGATAAAATTTACAAGCATAAAATAGGCACACCTACGTCTGAAGATGTATTGGTCTTTCACGAAAAAGACGATACGTTTAGCACATTCGTATACCGTACCAAATCTAAAAAATATTTGGTAATAGGCTCATTTAGTACCTTAACTTCTGAATTTCAAATTCTTTCTACGGATAATCCTGATGGGGAGTTTGAAGTATTCTCACCTAGAGAAAGAGGGTTAGAATATACTATTTTTCATTATGAGGATAGCTTTTATATTTTAACGAATAAGGATAAAGCAGAGAATTTTAAGCTGATGCGTACATCTGAAGAGAAAACTACTTCTGAGCATTGGCAAGAATTTATTGCCCACCGTGAAGAGGTGCTCTTGGAGGATATTGATATTTTTAAAGAATACTATGTGCTTTCTGAACGTGAGAACGGACTAAACAAAATTAGAATTATTAAGTGGGACGGTAGCGGTGAGTATTTTTTACCTTTTAAAAGCGAAACATACACAGCTTATGTAGGTAGTAATCCTGATTTTGATACGGAGATTTTAAGATACTCCTACAATTCTATGTCAACGCCTAGTTCTGTTATTGATTTTAATATGCGAACTAAGGCTAAGGAAATCAAGAAAGAACAAGAGGTGCTTGGTGGTCTATTCGATAAAGATAATTATAAAGAAGAGCGTTTATGGGCAACGGCAAGAGACGGTGTGAAAGTACCAATGTCTCTTGTGTACAGAAAAGATACTGTTTTAGATGAAAATACACCCATTTTGCAATATGCATATGGATCGTACGGTTCAACAATTGATCCCTATTTTTCTACCGTTAGGTTGAGTTTGCTGAATCGCGGATTTGTATTTGCCATTGCTCATATTAGAGGAGGAGAATATTTAGGACGTAGATGGTACGAGACTGGGAAGTTGTTGCAAAAGAAAAATACGTTTACCGATTTTATAGATTGTTCTAAATTTTTAATAGCACAAAATATGACAAGTGCCAATCATTTATACGCTATGGGCGGTTCTGCTGGTGGTTTATTAATGGGAGCGATCATAAATATGCAACCAGATATTTATAACGGTGTTATTGCCGCTGTACCTTTTGTAGATGTTGTGACAACTATGTTAGATGATTCTATACCTCTTACAACGGGCGAATATGATGAGTGGGGTAACCCGAACGAAAAGGACTATTACGATTATATGAAATCATATTCTCCTTATGATAATGTTATTGCTCAAGAATACCCGAATATGTTGGTAACAACAGGTTTGCATGATTCTCAAGTTCAGTATTTTGAGCCTGCAAAATGGGTTGCTAAGCTAAGAGAGTTAAAAACTGATAACCATATATTGTTAATGAATACCAACATGGAAGCAGGTCATGGCGGTGCTTCAGGTAGGTTTGAGTCTTTACGTGAGGTAGCTAAGGAATATGCATTTCTTTTAGATTTAGAAGGAAAAATCGCATAGTGGAAAAAATTCAGTAAATTTGCATCAGAAATTTTAACAAATTTCGTTCATATATTAATTAAACATTGATATCCCCCTTATGAAAAATGAGATCAGGGCTTACAACAATATTTTAGAACTAGTAGGTAATACACCATTAGTTAAATTAAATAGAATAGCAGAGAACCTTACAGGTAATTTTTACGCTAAGGTAGAAGCATTCAATCCGGGTCACTCTTCTAAAGATAGAATTGCGATTCATATTATTGAGCAGGCAGAGAAGGCAGGTATTCTTACCGAAGGCAGCACAATAATAGAAACAACTTCAGGTAATACTGGTTTTAGTATTGCAATGGCAAGTATTATTAAAGGGTACGATTGTATACTAGCAGTTAGTTCTAAATCATCTCCAGATAAAATAGATATGCTTCGTTCTATGGGCGCAAAAGTATATGTATGTCCGGCGCACGTTAGTGCAGATGATCCTAGGTCTTACTATGAGGTTGCTAAGAGATTACACAAAGAAACTAAAGGCTCCATATACATTAATCAGTATTTCAATAAGCTGAATATGGAAGCGCATTATAAGTCTACTGGTCCTGAGATTTGGAAGCAAACTGGCGGACAAATAACGCACCTAATTGCGTGTAGTGGTACTGGTGGTACTATTTCTGGTACAGCTCGTTTCTTAAAAGAACAAAACCCGAATATTAAAGTTATCGGTGTAGATGCTTTTGGTTCTGTATTAAAGAAATATCACGAAACGGGTAAATTAGATGCCAATGAAATCTATCCGTATAGAATAGAAGGTTTAGGTAAAAATCTTATTCCTGGGGCAACAGATTTTAGTGCTATAGATGAGTTTATAAAAGTTACTGATGCGGAAAGTGCGCATACAGCTAGAGAAATTTCTAAAACAGAAGGTATTTTTGTTGGGTATACTAGTGGTGCGGTTATGCAGGCTATTAAGCAGCTTAATGAGCTAAATACATTTGACGAAAATAGTAATGTAGTTTGTATTTTTCCAGATCATGGTTCTCGTTATATGAGCAAAATATATAGTGACCAGTGGATGGAAGATCAAGGATTCTTGAATACTGAAACAGTTGAAGAGGCTCAAGAGATTCAATATATTAAGTAAATAATATACAATAGAGTATAAATTAAAAAGTGGGTTTATAGCCCACTTTTTTGCATTATAAATAATTTATGAATTTTTATCAAAATTATTTACTTTTGCAGACAGATCCAAATTAAACAATGAAAGACTTATTTGATAGAATTTTAGCGAATAAAGGCCCTTTAGGTAAATGGGCTTCACAAGCAGAGGGATACTTTGTGTTCCCTAAATTGGAAGGTCCTATTTCTAATAGAATGAAATTTCAGGGGAAAGATGTTATCACCTGGAGTATAAATGACTATTTAGGCTTAGCAAATCTTCCAGAGATAAAGAAGGTTGATGGTGAGGCTGCAGCTGAATATGGTTCTGCGTACCCAATGGGGGCGAGAATGATGAGTGGTCATACTGAGTTTCATGAGCAACTAGAGCAAGAATGTGCTGCTTTTGTGCAAAAAGAAGCTTCTTACTTACTAAATTTTGGTTACCAAGGTTTTATGTCTGTAATTGATGCTCTTGTTACTAAAGACGATATTATAGTTTACGATGTAGATTGTCACGCTTGTATTATTGATGGTGTGCGTTTACATATGGGTAAGCGTTTTACGTTTGTACATAACAATGCAGAAAGTTTAATTAAGAATTTAGAGCGTGCTACTAAAATGGCCGAGCAAACTGGTGGGGGTATTTTAGTTATCTCTGAAGGTGTTTTTGGTATGCGAGGCGAGCAAGGTATTCTTAAAGAGATTGTTGCTCTTAAAGAACAGTTTAATTTCCGTCTTTTAGTTGATGATGCTCACGGTTTTGGTACTTTGGGTGAAACTGGTGCCGGTGCAGGTCAAGAGCAAGGTGTACAAGACGGTATAGACGTTTACTTGGCTACTTTTGCTAAGTCTATGGCTAGTATTGGTGCATTTGTTGCTGCCGATCAAGAAATTATAGATTATTTAAAATACAACCTACGTTCTCAAATGTTCGCTAAATCATTACCAATGGTTTATGTAAAAGGAGCATTGAAACGTTTAGATATGTTACGTACACAACCAGAGCTTAAAGCTAAACTTTGGGAGAATACAAATGCACTACAAAACGGATTAAAAGAAAAAGGTTTCGATATTGGTACAACAACTAGTTGTGTTACTCCAGTTTACCTTAACGGTAGTATTCCTGAGGCAATGGCTTTAGTTAAAGATTTACGTGAAAATCACGGAATCTTTTGTTCTATCGTTGTATACCCAGTAATACCTAAGGGATTAATTCTTTTACGTTTAATACCAACTTCTACACATACATTACAAGATGTAGAGGAGACTTTAACAGCTTTCTCTGCAATACGTGAGCGTTTGCAAAATGGTACTTATAAAAGATTATCAGCAGCAGTAGCTGCGGCAATGGGAGAATAATAGCTCATTACCTTATATTAAAAAAGCCCGAAATCATTTGATTTCGGGCTTTTTATTAAAGTGATTTTCTATACGTTCTCCTTCTCTTATACACTACCGGGTCAAAGTGCTTCCACATTTGCTTAATAGCCAGGTTTTCTTCCAGTTCAGGAGTTCTGTAGCACATGTCAATACCTTTCTCATTGAATGTTTTGTGATATTCATTGAATATAACAGCTGTAACTCCTTTGTTTTGATATTCAGGGTCTATACCTATTAAATAGAAAATAACGTCTTTACTATTCTTTTTTGCCTTTAGTAAATGAAACAGACCAAACGGAAATAACTTTCCTTTTGCCTTTTGCAATGCTTCTGAAAATGATGGCATAACAATCGCAAAGGCAATTAGTTTATCATTTTTATCTTTTACAAACTTTATATATTCAGGATTTATAAAGCTGATATATTTTTTCTTGAAGTATGCTTTCTGTATTTCTGTAATTGGTACAAATGAAGAAAGGTTAGCGTAAGTTGCATTAAAGAGGTCGAACATTTCATCTGCCATAGGCATTACCTCTTTTGTTTTAGTGAAATTAACTTCTTTAAGTCCGTAGCGTTTTTTTACCAAATCATTCAACCTGCTAAATAAAGCAGGATCGGCGTTTTTTGCAGGGAACTTATTTTCCATGTATTCCTTTTCCTTTACAAAGCCTAAATTTTCGTAGTGGCTTTGATAGTAAGAATGGTTGTACCAAGTGATCATTGTACCAATATGGTCGAAACCTTCTACTAGAACCCCAACCTTATCTAGATTTGAGAATCCAACAGGGCCTTCCATGTATTCAAGGCTGTGTTCTTTGCCTATTTCGGCGACTTTGTCTAAAAGTGCTTTTGAAACTTCTGGGTCATCTATAAAGTCGAACCACCCAAAACGCATTTTTTTTACGTTTTGTTGATTGATTTCTAGGTGATTGATAACTGCAGCTACACGACCTACAATTTTATCTCCGTCCTTCGCAAGAAAGAACCATGCTTCGGCATCTTTAAATACCGGATTTTTATCTTTATCAAAGCTTTCTAGCTCATCATTGATAATGGGTGGCACCCAATACTTATTGTTTTTATATAGCGAAAACGGAAAGGTTACAAAGCGTTTTAAGTCTTGCTTTGTTTTAGCTTCATGTAGTGTTATCATTGAACTTCTTTAGAAGTGCCAATATTAGTGATATTAATCAACAAATTAAAGTGGTTGAGAATGAAAAATGGGGCGGAGTAGTGGTTCGTTAAAAGTCTATCTCGCTACTCTCTTTCTTTTTCTTCTTTTCTGCTTTCTTTAATTTTTTAAGTTGCTTTTTAGAAGGTCCAAGGTCAATATCTTCAGCGCCGCTTCCTTTGTCTTTATCTTCCTTCTTTTTCTTTTTCATTGCCTTCTTATCAATAGCTCCACCATTTTGGTCAGCCTCTTGATCTTCAATTGCTTTTAGGCTGTCTTTATGAAAATCCATTCTATATGAGCCTCCTATTCCAAAGAAAATACGAGTTGGCGTATTTTTTAAACTAGCACCCATGT harbors:
- a CDS encoding GTP cyclohydrolase codes for the protein MITLHEAKTKQDLKRFVTFPFSLYKNNKYWVPPIINDELESFDKDKNPVFKDAEAWFFLAKDGDKIVGRVAAVINHLEINQQNVKKMRFGWFDFIDDPEVSKALLDKVAEIGKEHSLEYMEGPVGFSNLDKVGVLVEGFDHIGTMITWYNHSYYQSHYENLGFVKEKEYMENKFPAKNADPALFSRLNDLVKKRYGLKEVNFTKTKEVMPMADEMFDLFNATYANLSSFVPITEIQKAYFKKKYISFINPEYIKFVKDKNDKLIAFAIVMPSFSEALQKAKGKLFPFGLFHLLKAKKNSKDVIFYLIGIDPEYQNKGVTAVIFNEYHKTFNEKGIDMCYRTPELEENLAIKQMWKHFDPVVYKRRRTYRKSL
- a CDS encoding YbaB/EbfC family nucleoid-associated protein, giving the protein MFGDMMGMMGKLKETQKKVEETKKRLDTVTLEEKSNDGTISVTITANREIKKIAIDDSLLQDKEQLEDYLILTLNKAIKNATNVNETELAAVAKDGMPNIPGMDSLFK
- a CDS encoding thioredoxin family protein; amino-acid sequence: MKYIILLFMIPLFASAQADFNSVDDSKWLTNYDSAISKAKKQKKNVLVYFTGSDWCPPCKMLKTDLFDTNEFQELSNNYILLYVDVPRNRDLISEKQMIHNKELLTKLNKKKVFPLFKVIDAKGNELDKLSGYSMNGVIDSHLKLLEKNK
- a CDS encoding aminotransferase class I/II-fold pyridoxal phosphate-dependent enzyme gives rise to the protein MKDLFDRILANKGPLGKWASQAEGYFVFPKLEGPISNRMKFQGKDVITWSINDYLGLANLPEIKKVDGEAAAEYGSAYPMGARMMSGHTEFHEQLEQECAAFVQKEASYLLNFGYQGFMSVIDALVTKDDIIVYDVDCHACIIDGVRLHMGKRFTFVHNNAESLIKNLERATKMAEQTGGGILVISEGVFGMRGEQGILKEIVALKEQFNFRLLVDDAHGFGTLGETGAGAGQEQGVQDGIDVYLATFAKSMASIGAFVAADQEIIDYLKYNLRSQMFAKSLPMVYVKGALKRLDMLRTQPELKAKLWENTNALQNGLKEKGFDIGTTTSCVTPVYLNGSIPEAMALVKDLRENHGIFCSIVVYPVIPKGLILLRLIPTSTHTLQDVEETLTAFSAIRERLQNGTYKRLSAAVAAAMGE
- a CDS encoding PLP-dependent cysteine synthase family protein; its protein translation is MKNEIRAYNNILELVGNTPLVKLNRIAENLTGNFYAKVEAFNPGHSSKDRIAIHIIEQAEKAGILTEGSTIIETTSGNTGFSIAMASIIKGYDCILAVSSKSSPDKIDMLRSMGAKVYVCPAHVSADDPRSYYEVAKRLHKETKGSIYINQYFNKLNMEAHYKSTGPEIWKQTGGQITHLIACSGTGGTISGTARFLKEQNPNIKVIGVDAFGSVLKKYHETGKLDANEIYPYRIEGLGKNLIPGATDFSAIDEFIKVTDAESAHTAREISKTEGIFVGYTSGAVMQAIKQLNELNTFDENSNVVCIFPDHGSRYMSKIYSDQWMEDQGFLNTETVEEAQEIQYIK
- a CDS encoding OmpA family protein, with the protein product MKKVLFLAVAFSASFAMAQDLPSNPEPGKCYVRCTTPDVYVNESTTITTNPSYKILKTVPATFKTITERVLVREEEKVLTVVPAKWGTETVTYVSKGGGNSLQVIPASFSPSTQTLEIKPAYAQWELGVAAPDCESGNPDDCRYWCYKGYPAQFETVSTQVLANAASTTTTPLGSKNGSYTKSVLISPAQVVEKIIPAEYREITKTVLDKDAYTVEELIPAKTTTISKEVLKEKGGLTTWKEVECALVEYQALPINWESGSATLTSEAKSIIDNRLLPVLAQNPGVKVELASHTDSQGGAASNQNLSERRAKAVADYLITKGVNSSLLVANGYGETKLLNRCSDGVSCTAREHAANRRTQFRLINN
- a CDS encoding S9 family peptidase; the encoded protein is MALKHPPKAKKVPKELVKHDDVRLDNYYWLNDKENKDVISYLEAENTYYDSLTKHTKDFQESLFQEMKGRIKEDDSSVPYKLNGYWYSTRYVIGGEYPLYSRFKKNLEATEEIIFNCNDMAKGHDYFSLGGIAISPDNKLAAFGVDTVSRRQYTLQIKNLETGLILDDKIENTTGGGVWANDNQTLFYTRKDPVTLRSDKIYKHKIGTPTSEDVLVFHEKDDTFSTFVYRTKSKKYLVIGSFSTLTSEFQILSTDNPDGEFEVFSPRERGLEYTIFHYEDSFYILTNKDKAENFKLMRTSEEKTTSEHWQEFIAHREEVLLEDIDIFKEYYVLSERENGLNKIRIIKWDGSGEYFLPFKSETYTAYVGSNPDFDTEILRYSYNSMSTPSSVIDFNMRTKAKEIKKEQEVLGGLFDKDNYKEERLWATARDGVKVPMSLVYRKDTVLDENTPILQYAYGSYGSTIDPYFSTVRLSLLNRGFVFAIAHIRGGEYLGRRWYETGKLLQKKNTFTDFIDCSKFLIAQNMTSANHLYAMGGSAGGLLMGAIINMQPDIYNGVIAAVPFVDVVTTMLDDSIPLTTGEYDEWGNPNEKDYYDYMKSYSPYDNVIAQEYPNMLVTTGLHDSQVQYFEPAKWVAKLRELKTDNHILLMNTNMEAGHGGASGRFESLREVAKEYAFLLDLEGKIA